Genomic segment of Coffea arabica cultivar ET-39 chromosome 1e, Coffea Arabica ET-39 HiFi, whole genome shotgun sequence:
GAGAAACTAATTATTTATGTAACCTTTCTTTATCATGCCAAGACTTTCATTCAAAGAATATATGTGGGGGAtttattcttttcttaattttgacAAAAGAGGAATCAAGACTTTTGATTAAAAGGGACTAGTCATCTTAAGATCTAGACCAAGCTAGTGGGTAATAAATGACTATAAATGGTGGGTAATTAAGACGTGAATTTTATGTTGGGAATGCCCAAAAAGTATTTTTGATATGATTTGCTTAACACTGAAAAACAGACCAACCAATATGCATGGGTTATAACTTTTGAATCAAAACACTAATAAGGTCCCAATTCAATAACAGTTGAATGGGAATTCTTAGGACTTAATTGGCGCAGAGTTTTGACAAGAGGTAACATTTGTACTCAACGAATTAGTTTTGGCATGGTATTGAAATCTATTTAACAGTTGCGACCATAAAGATACTTGGAAATTCATGGAAATCTCCTGGATCATTAATCGGAAAATGCTTGTATGCAATTACCTGGACAATTAAGACTGCTTAAGAGTAGTGGCTAATTTCAATCCATTCTTGATTATCCTACAACAATGACCAAACTTACCCTaaatccttaattatcactatTTAATGAAACAACAATAATCAATTAGTTCAGTATATTGGGTAAGATGTAGTTAGTACTACAGAAGATTCTACTCGGATGAGATGTAAAAATTTTAGTAGTAGTTTAAGACTTAGCTGGCAATttacctttattttttttttgggcaatttgCATCCTCAGAAGAACAAaggaatctttttcttttggaaaatttctttttctaatgTATATTTACGTGGACCATGAAGAGTataactacatggaagctttgATAGGCAATTCACTAGTTGGACACTGTCTATAAACTACCAGGATCTATCTTTTTTTAGACTAACTTACTGTAGAAGAAGGAAGAACAGTCAATATAAAGTTTTCCTTTGAAAGCCTTTTGAACAGAAATTGTACTCTATGAATGACATTTACTTCAATTAGAGATTGGTGCCAAAGAAATGTATAATTAGTTTCTTTTATCTTCTAACAAGATACTTTAGTGGTCAGGTTGTGATCTCAATATTTAGAGGTCTTGGATTTTAATCCTCTTTTTTTCTTGCCGCTTTTTAAATCTTATCCCTTTCttactgtatttttttttttttttttaaaaaagaccCTTTGAATTGCTATGTTGACAAAAGAATTATTCATTATCAATTACTGGTATTTGTTCTAATTACAATTTGTTTATGCACAATAATAAGTTTATAATAGTTTAATTAACATTTTTTATTTCTACATTACTTAGCATTTTCTCTTACGAGCCCACTTTTATTACTTGATCATGCCATTGAATTTTTATTTACAAATGTTTGTAACAATTTTATCTTACACTTTAATGTGTTAAAATAGATTTCATTCAATAAAGgaccatgaaaaaaaaaacaattgctGTCTAGTATTCCTTTGCAAAAATTTATTGCCAAATAACAGAAATGTGTTGCAGTTCAGTGAaaattgctaaaaaaaaaaaaatttaaatcaatTCAACCATCAGACTACTTCTTATATAATTTCGGAAACATTCattttgaaagttcttgaaaactTTCCCAAAAAATTAGTAGACAAATAAAAGAATGGTATGGCAACTATACATAATGTGTGTCTTTTCAAGCTTTAAATTGCTCTTCTCAATTGCCCTGATATTGACCGCAGGAAGAAAAACATGTTCTCAGAACATCTTCCTCAACTTTGTCATGGAACAATTGCCCAAAGACTTTACAAGAAATTTATATCAGTACAAAAACTATCACTATTCAGAAATTAAGGATGGTTGAGTTTGACCACCATTGTGTTTAAAAGAACAACTCCATTATTATGGTAGTATGCTGGTAATACATAGTATGCTGATACATGTTTGTTGAAAAATGGTAGGCAAAACATACTTTTTTCTACACCTGTTATCTAATGATATTATTACGTTTGAATAATCTCAAACCTCTATAATGCCAAGAGTTTCTGGGAAAGAATAGGTGAAGATAAGTGACTTGCAGGTATCCATAAAATCAATACGCGTCTTTGAAACTGAAACTCTCAGAAGAAGCTTGGGCAAAATTTATTCACCATTGGACCTGAAATTAAATCAGAGAACCAGCTTGACTGGCTTCAGAGCTTTCACAACAAAAAGTAACTTTGACAGAATACTTCAGTGACTTTCTCTATCTCTTTTATCATTTCTTTTTCCCATTTATTGTTCATTAACAAAAAGAAGTCGATTCAAGATATGAGCCTATGAAAGGTTCAACAGCCAGATAATACTCATTAATGAGGGAAGCTAATCCAAAATGACTGAGATGGGTAGGCCACTTGGTTCCATGACTACTATATATGGTGGAAAAAATTAGAATCTATTAATTGTAGTTTCTGGACATTATATGGCAGTTATTCGTCTTTTCAAGCCTTAATGAGGATAGCAGATAATTCATATGGATTCTACGACTTTTGAAAGGATTTAGAATTCATTGCAATTATAGCAATTACTCATGAAAGGGATATATGGATGGTTAGATAGGAATTCTGTAGCGTGCTGGTAGCAGCCATCCAAAGAGAACAGGTCCATTTGTGCACAAAATAAAGTGAATGGAGAATATATATACATGCTACATCAATATTCAACATATACAAAAATGTGATCAAGGAAAAATGAGGAATCTAAtagttctaatgcttacttgctaCTTTTTATGGTTCAACTTTAAAGAGACTTCGGTGTCTTGTTCGTTTGTAATTTGATTCAAGGttgataaaaagaaatttttcagAAAATGTGAAATAGGGTAAGTATCCTAGTTTATTTAGTTGGGTATTGAAAGTTAATAAAAATGGAAATTATGGCAGTgatcctcttcatttttcccctcCAACCAAAGCAGTGATTTTTAAGAATACAAACtagattttaaaaaatagtTGTGGAGAAAACTTTTAACAAGTTTAAAATGCATAGTGTCCATCATAATGTAGAAGGGCAAGTAATTAGAACTCCCACGTTGGCTAAGCAGAAATATATGTTTGCTCTAGTAACATATTACATATTATTAAATGATTTTACTATGAGGTAGGGTACATTTTCCTTATAGTTTAGCAAAATGGAAcaaaattataataattttaaattaatataaTTGCATGGTGAAATATCATCTGccgcaaaatatatatatatatatacaagaaTTTGAGAATATTGGTTAATCAAAGAGCACCTTTAGCGACATGAGGATGAAAATTGCTCCTAGAATGTCTTCCTGGCCTTAGTCATTGAACGATTGCTCAAAGAGTCTGTAAAAAATTTAAGCCATTCTAACTTCGTCAGTATTTATGAATTTGACTGGCATTGTTTTCGAAGGAATGACTGCATTCATTAAAGAATCAAGCCAAAACTGAGACAAGTATGAACAAACAAGCAATTAGTAATTTATATCATGGTAATAcaagttcatacaaaaaaaaaaacaaaacaaaaaaacaaaagtaggCAAATTAAGCCTACTTTTTCTACACCTGTTGtctaataatatatattattaccTTCCAAACTTTGTAGGTTTGTAAAATGCATCAATTATGGATCTTGCTGTAAAGATGTTAAGTATTAactaaattaactaattattgaACTTATACTCAtggaataataaattttttggtaATGTGCTAATTAATCTCTAGAATATTTGACTTTTAATATCCAAGTCTCCCAATGGTGTGGAAATTAAGCTGTTCTTCAACATGCAGCTCCGTGGGACTTCAAATAAATACCTCTCTTCCATACAAATCCCGCGCCTTTATATAAACGGTTACAAAGTTTATCAAAGCAATAATGAAGAGACCGATAACATTTTATAGTACcttacttttcttctttcttttacaacctcaagaagtgaTCACTTTCACTTTCTTGGAAGATCATGATGAGGCTCTCGCACTGCTTCAGTTTAAGGAAATGCATAGCACATCAACTGATACTTCTCATGATTGCAATTATTTTGGTCAGTACTCATATCCAAAGACAACACATTGGAAACCAGACACAGATTGTTGCAATTGGGATGGTGTCACATGCGACAACCTCACCGGTCGTGTAATTGGGCTGGATCTGAGTTGTGGCCAGCTTCAAGGAGTCATCCATCCAAACGCTTCCCTTTCCATCTTTTCCATCTCCACGCCCTCAAccttgcttttaatgatttcatCGGTTCACGGATTTCACAGCGATTTGGCTCGCTAAAAAGTTTGATCCACCTCAATctctcaaattcaaattttcaagGCGAAGTTGCTTTGAAAATATCACACATTTTCAACCTAATTTCACTTGATCTCTCTTTTAATCTCCTGTGTAATTCTATGGGTTGCTCGTATCTAACCTATGAATCTAGTAATTTTGAAGCGATGCTTCAAAACTTAACCCATTTAAGAGAGTTGTCGCTTTCGTCAGTGAACATCTCATCCGAGTTAAGGGtgaattttttttcatctttgaCATATCTAGATCTCTCATATACTGGAATAACAAGTAATCTACCAGCTAATGTATTTCATCTATCGAATATGAAAGTTCTCTCGTTAGGTGGCTATGAGAATCTTACTGTTAGTTTATCAAAATTAAACTGCAGCATTTTTTATTCTATGAGGCAGTTGGACTTATCGACGACAAGTTTCTCTGCTGCACTACCAGATTCAATTGGGTGCATAAGGTCCTTAAATTATTTGCATCTAGGAACTTGTCAAATTTCTGGTGTCGTTCCTAAATCAATTGGCAACCTTACACAACTTACTGAATTATCTCTAGAAGACAACTATCTTCTAGGGGAAATTCCAGATAAATTTTTACTATTCCGACCCTATCTTACCTTGACCTTTCTTCAAACCATTTTGCTGGGGTTGGACAAGATGTATTTGTGGACTTCAATAAGCTTCAAAAGAACCCTCTTCAAAATGAAGCTCCATGGAACACTACAAACAATGTGAGCATTTCCTATCCAGATTTCTGGCACTTGGGATTGTCTTCTTGCCAGATAAAGGAATTTCCAGAGTTACTTAGAAATTCAAAGAGCTTAAAATTTCTGGACCTCTCAAATAACAGGATTCACGGCAACATTCCAAGCTGGGTCATGTCCAAGACTTGGGATAATTTGCTCTACTTGAATCTTTCGCATAACTTTTTGACTGGTACCATAGACCAACTGCGGTGCAAATATCTGTTGTATCTAGATATGAGTTTCAACTCACTTCAGGGTCAAATGCCTTCTTCTATCTGTAACTCAACTTCTCTTTTCATTCTCGATTTGTCATATAACAATTTGGTTACCCCAATCCCTCAATGCTTGGGAAACTTCAGCCAGAAGCGCTACGTTTTGGATTTGGGAAACAATGGACTTTTTGGCACCATTCCCACCACTTTTTCACAAGGCAACTCTTTGAATATTCTTATGCTGAATAACAATCAATTGCAAGGGCCACTGCCACGATCTTTAGCTCATTGTGAAGAACTGGAGCTCCTTCATTTGGGGAACAACAAGATTGATGATAGATTTCACAATTTGGTTGGAATCTCTACCTAATCTACAGGTTCTCATAATCGATTTCACGGAGCAACTGGGAATTTTCAAACTGAAAGCCCATTTCCGCAGCTGAGAATCATCGATGCATCCTGCAATGAGCTCACAGGTGTTCTACCTACAGAACTCTTCAAAAGCTTAGAAGCAATGAGAAGCTTAAGGGATCACCGTGGGGAATATATGTAAGAAACTGGCTATGAGCTTGATTATTACATCCATTCCTTGACTTTAGTAATCAAAGGAACGGAGTATAGTCTTGAAAGAGTCCTGATAGATCGAACAGCCATCGATTTCTCAAACAGCAGATTTGAAGGACGAATTCCAGAAATTATTGGAACCCTTCATTCTCTTCTTATACGTACTCAGTTTCTCTCATAACAATCTAAGTGGTCATATTCCCCGGCCATTAGGGAATTTGAATAAGCTTGAATGTCTAGACCTCTCTTGGAACCAGCTTGAGGGAACTATTCCTGTGGAGCTTCTGAATCTGACATTCCTTGAATTCTTAAACCTTTCAGAAAATCATCTGATTGGACTCATTCCTCGAGGAAGACATTTTGATACATTTGGGAATGATTCATACAGAGGGAACTTGGCCTTGTGTGGATCACCATTGACTAAAGATTGTGGAAATACAGGGGCACCACCACCAGCCTCACCATTCGGATCTGAGCAACAATATGATCCAGAGTTCTTTGATGGATTTGCTTGGAGAGCTGTTGTTCTGGGATATGGTTGCGGATTAGTGCTCGGACTAGCCATGGGAAGTCTCATGTTCTTAACTGAAAAACCAAGATGGTTCATCCAGATTGTTGAAGTCATACAAACTGCGAAAAAGATCGAGGAACGAAATATGTCCACATACGAACTTGAGAACAGCAATGCAATTTACAAAATTGGTGGGCAAAACATACTCTTTCCTGCAGCTGTTGTCTAATAATTTTACTTCCTTTGCATAATTTCCATTCACATAATCAAATATCCTTGGAAATGATAACTTTTTTCTATGGCTAATCACCAGAAAATTTGACTTCTTATGTCCATGCCTCCCAATGGAGGTAATCAGGAAGGATCAGCAGTAAAACTGGCTTTGTTTCAGTTCCAGTTGTATCTGCTATGCACGTTTTAAGGTTCTAATAGTTGCTTCTTTTTATGATTGTCAACTTCCAGGTGCAAAGAGATTCTGATTCCCTGCAACTTTATCTTTTGCTTCATGGTTGAAAATGAAATCAAGAACATGTttagaaaatatgaaaaaaggGGTATATCCCAGTTTGGTTTGCATATTGAAAGTGGTTCGATGAAAATTATGACAATAGTTCTCTTCATTATTCCCCACCTACCAAAGAGGTGATCTTTGAGACTAAAAACTAGGCTAGTGTGCTTTCAAATGCTTTACATTGACTA
This window contains:
- the LOC113741542 gene encoding receptor-like protein 33 → MSFNSLQGQMPSSICNSTSLFILDLSYNNLVTPIPQCLGNFSQKRYVLDLGNNGLFGTIPTTFSQGNSLNILMLNNNQLQGPLPRSLAHCEELELLHLGNNKIDDRFHNLLRIIDASCNELTGVLPTELFKSLEAMRSLRDHRGEYIFSHNNLSGHIPRPLGNLNKLECLDLSWNQLEGTIPVELLNLTFLEFLNLSENHLIGLIPRGRHFDTFGNDSYRGNLALCGSPLTKDCGNTGAPPPASPFGSEQQYDPEFFDGFAWRAVVLGYGCGLVLGLAMGSLMFLTEKPRWFIQIVEVIQTAKKIEERNMSTYELENSNAIYKIGGQNILFPAAVV